From the Methanobacterium spitsbergense genome, one window contains:
- the mer gene encoding 5,10-methylenetetrahydromethanopterin reductase, whose amino-acid sequence MKFGIEFVPNEPISKIVKLVKLAEDVGFEYTWITDHYNNKNVYETLALIADGTETIKMGPGVTNPYVRSPAITSAAVATLDELSNGRATLGIGPGDKATFDALGIEWTKPVSTIKDAIAMMTTLMAGEKTETGAQLGGVKAVQEKIPIYMGAQGPMMLKTAGGFSDGALINASNPKDFEAAVPLIKEGAEEAGKSLSDVDVAAYTCCSIDDDAGKALGAAKIVVAFIAAGSPPPVFARHGLPTDTGAKFGAMLAKGDFGGAIGAVTDELMEAFSVVGTPAEFVPKIEALGKMGVTQYVAGSPIGPDKEKSIKLLGEVIDSF is encoded by the coding sequence ATTGTAAAGCTTGTAAAACTAGCAGAAGACGTAGGATTTGAATACACATGGATTACAGACCACTACAACAACAAAAACGTGTACGAAACACTAGCATTAATTGCAGATGGTACTGAAACCATTAAAATGGGTCCTGGTGTAACCAACCCCTATGTAAGAAGCCCAGCAATAACATCAGCAGCTGTTGCAACTTTAGATGAATTATCCAATGGAAGGGCTACCTTAGGTATTGGCCCTGGTGACAAAGCAACCTTCGATGCATTAGGTATCGAATGGACAAAACCAGTCAGCACAATTAAAGATGCCATCGCAATGATGACAACCCTTATGGCTGGCGAAAAAACAGAAACCGGAGCTCAGCTCGGTGGAGTTAAAGCAGTCCAGGAAAAAATACCTATCTATATGGGTGCTCAGGGACCAATGATGCTCAAAACCGCTGGTGGATTCTCAGACGGTGCATTAATTAACGCATCAAACCCAAAAGACTTTGAAGCAGCTGTACCTCTCATAAAAGAAGGAGCAGAAGAAGCAGGCAAATCATTATCTGATGTAGATGTAGCAGCATACACATGTTGTTCCATAGACGACGACGCAGGCAAAGCACTGGGTGCAGCCAAAATAGTTGTCGCATTTATCGCAGCAGGATCACCACCACCTGTATTCGCAAGACACGGCCTACCAACCGACACCGGCGCTAAATTCGGTGCAATGCTCGCTAAAGGAGACTTCGGCGGAGCAATCGGAGCCGTAACCGACGAATTAATGGAAGCATTCTCAGTAGTGGGAACACCAGCAGAATTCGTTCCAAAGATCGAAGCTCTCGGAAAAATGGGTGTAACACAGTACGTCGCAGGTTCACCAATTGGACCAGACAAAGAGAAATCCATAAAATTACTCGGAGAAGTTATAGACAGCTTCTAA